One genomic region from Chthonomonas calidirosea T49 encodes:
- the truA gene encoding tRNA pseudouridine(38-40) synthase TruA — MGRLVHVRAVVEYDGTDFSGFQRQRHARTVQEVLEEAIAKRLGQPLHFACAGRTDAGVHALGQVVSFDCETRVPSERMAVALNSVLPPDVCVKQAEEVDPSFHARYSASSRVYLYVILNRSTPSALLHRYSAFCSAPLDVEAMRKAGNCLLGEHDFASFANELLPGEPTARELMACHIRRRGELVTIRVEANAFLRGMVRTIVGTLMEIGKGKRAWEDVPCLLAARDRRLAGPTAPPQGLFLLHVRYGQRKRYGEQKDKDSCEEYGE; from the coding sequence ATGGGGCGTTTGGTGCATGTCAGGGCTGTCGTGGAGTACGACGGCACCGATTTCTCTGGATTTCAGCGCCAGCGCCATGCGCGAACGGTGCAGGAAGTGCTGGAGGAAGCAATTGCCAAAAGGCTGGGCCAACCGCTCCATTTTGCCTGTGCTGGTAGGACGGATGCGGGTGTACACGCGCTCGGCCAAGTGGTGAGTTTCGACTGTGAAACACGTGTGCCGAGCGAGAGAATGGCAGTGGCCCTTAACAGTGTGCTGCCGCCAGATGTCTGTGTGAAACAGGCCGAAGAGGTAGATCCGAGCTTTCATGCACGCTATTCGGCGTCGTCGCGAGTCTATCTCTACGTGATCCTAAACCGCAGCACACCTTCCGCGCTACTACATCGCTATAGCGCCTTCTGCTCGGCACCTTTGGATGTCGAGGCCATGCGAAAAGCGGGCAACTGCCTGCTGGGTGAGCATGACTTCGCCTCGTTTGCTAATGAGCTCCTACCAGGGGAGCCTACCGCAAGAGAGCTGATGGCCTGCCACATTCGACGCAGGGGTGAGTTAGTGACCATTCGTGTGGAAGCAAACGCCTTCTTGCGCGGCATGGTGCGTACCATTGTGGGTACGCTCATGGAGATAGGCAAGGGAAAACGTGCTTGGGAGGATGTGCCCTGCCTACTGGCTGCGCGTGATAGGCGCCTCGCAGGGCCCACAGCACCGCCACAAGGGCTTTTCTTGCTTCATGTGCGTTATGGGCAACGAAAACGTTATGGTGAGCAGAAGGATAAAGATTCTTGTGAAGAGTACGGAGAATAG
- the rplM gene encoding 50S ribosomal protein L13 encodes MRKHGTYFARKEDVEAQRLWYVVDATGRPLGRLAAEVARLLRGKHKPIFTPNVDTGDHVIVINAEKVVLTGRKSHEVVRHHSGWPGALKEIERRYELERHPEEAIRRVVRGMLPHNRLGDAIIKKLKVYRGPEHPHAAQKPVVYQHGARKGGE; translated from the coding sequence ATGAGAAAGCATGGAACCTATTTTGCACGCAAAGAGGATGTGGAGGCACAGCGCCTCTGGTATGTAGTGGATGCCACGGGGCGCCCTCTTGGGCGTCTAGCTGCAGAGGTCGCGCGCCTTTTGCGAGGTAAGCATAAGCCTATCTTCACCCCGAACGTAGATACGGGCGACCATGTGATCGTAATCAACGCCGAAAAAGTAGTGTTAACGGGTAGAAAATCCCATGAGGTGGTTCGACATCATTCCGGATGGCCTGGCGCTCTTAAAGAGATCGAAAGGCGCTATGAGTTAGAACGGCATCCAGAGGAGGCGATTCGGCGCGTTGTACGAGGCATGCTTCCGCATAATCGGTTGGGCGATGCCATCATAAAGAAGCTGAAGGTCTATCGCGGACCGGAGCATCCTCATGCGGCTCAAAAGCCTGTCGTCTATCAACACGGCGCTCGAAAAGGAGGAGAATAG
- the rpsI gene encoding 30S ribosomal protein S9 — MVMEAVRYYGTGKRKNAVARVWLKPGTGNLVINGRPGEKYLGRRLLLHMVQQPFVLTNRVGQFDVIARCHGGGISGQAGAIRHGIAKALLEVDPELRPILRRNGLLTRDPRVKERKKYGRKRARRGFQFSKR, encoded by the coding sequence ATGGTGATGGAAGCGGTACGTTACTACGGTACGGGAAAACGGAAGAATGCCGTTGCACGCGTGTGGCTTAAACCCGGAACGGGGAATCTCGTTATCAACGGACGTCCTGGCGAGAAGTATCTAGGCCGGCGACTGCTTCTCCATATGGTTCAGCAGCCTTTTGTATTGACGAATCGAGTAGGCCAGTTCGACGTGATTGCACGGTGCCATGGGGGAGGCATATCCGGTCAGGCAGGAGCTATCCGCCACGGGATCGCTAAGGCGCTTTTAGAAGTGGATCCGGAGCTGCGGCCTATTTTAAGACGAAATGGGCTGCTGACGCGTGACCCACGCGTGAAAGAGCGCAAGAAGTATGGGCGCAAGCGTGCTCGACGGGGATTCCAGTTCAGCAAGCGCTAG
- a CDS encoding C40 family peptidase — MRGTLLFLSSAFAFFWFAGACPSALGDATLTLQLPPSKAALQAKAEAERAALARRQAERRTASHKTQASALSDRLLPSRGWSHGRYVVGGLGVIVHPSGIYRLYTSRSAQLSRVVPGTDVAIVDSRGGWLGILMSDYSTGWIPADRVKIIPDYQVTSDTPVEPRSNALLGSYPDIYPHTDTPFFQGNAQELLSIAYSYLGVPYVWGGESREGLDCSGFVQKVFGKLGYHLPRTAAEQMAVGIPVPVDQLQPGDRLYFEPSSTPPYVRHTGIYIGNGYFIHSSVSGHGVAINRLDEGMWPRIFVCARR, encoded by the coding sequence ATGAGAGGAACGCTTCTGTTTCTCTCTTCGGCTTTCGCCTTCTTCTGGTTTGCAGGGGCTTGTCCCTCCGCCCTCGGCGATGCGACCCTTACGCTGCAGCTACCTCCCTCAAAGGCTGCTCTTCAAGCGAAGGCCGAAGCGGAACGCGCCGCGTTAGCCCGGCGACAGGCAGAACGGCGAACAGCTTCCCATAAAACACAGGCGAGCGCTCTCTCCGATCGTTTACTGCCCTCACGAGGATGGTCGCATGGGCGCTACGTAGTGGGCGGCCTAGGTGTCATCGTTCATCCAAGCGGCATCTATCGTCTGTACACTTCACGCTCGGCACAACTATCGCGCGTGGTTCCCGGAACCGATGTAGCCATTGTGGACAGCCGAGGTGGATGGCTGGGTATCCTTATGAGCGACTACTCGACCGGCTGGATACCTGCCGATCGTGTGAAGATCATTCCCGACTATCAGGTTACCTCAGATACGCCAGTAGAACCCCGCTCAAACGCCCTATTGGGCAGCTATCCTGACATCTATCCCCATACCGACACCCCTTTCTTCCAAGGCAATGCCCAGGAGCTGCTTTCCATAGCCTATAGCTACTTGGGAGTTCCCTACGTTTGGGGAGGAGAAAGCCGCGAAGGACTGGACTGTTCCGGCTTTGTGCAGAAGGTGTTTGGCAAGTTAGGCTACCATCTACCACGCACCGCAGCCGAACAGATGGCTGTTGGTATCCCTGTGCCTGTTGACCAGTTGCAACCTGGCGACCGTCTCTATTTCGAGCCTTCCTCAACGCCACCCTACGTTCGACATACCGGAATCTACATAGGGAACGGTTACTTTATCCACTCTTCTGTTAGCGGGCACGGCGTAGCAATCAACCGCCTTGATGAAGGAATGTGGCCGCGTATTTTTGTTTGTGCCCGCCGCTAA